Proteins encoded by one window of Actinocorallia herbida:
- a CDS encoding AMP-binding protein: MPFAVSDFLERAVQVYGERVGVVDEPDQPAAPLGPLTYAGVGALARRQAAFLDGLGLGPGERVAVVGHNSARLLTSFFGVSGFGRVLVPVNFRLRPDEVRYIVEHSGARVLYVDPELDEALRDVTAEHRFVLGDDAALFAPEGAEPAPWEPDEGATATINYTSGTTARPKGVQLTHRNLWVNAVTLALHAGVTDRDVYLHTLPQFHANGWGMPFAMAGLGVPQVVLRKIDGAEILRRVAAHGVTVMCAAPAVVAAVLDAARTWEGEIPGRDRVRIIVAGAPPPTKTVAAVEERLGWEFIQIYGLTETSPLLTVNRARAEWDGLPPEERAAKLVRAGAPALGAKLKAPRPEGGGHGTAEVLARSNVVMEGYWAQPEESAVALADGWFHTGDGGEIGDDGYLTITDRKKDVIITGGENVSSIEVEDVLFSHPAVAEVAVIGVPDDKWGETVKALVVLAPGAEATEADLIAWCKDKAAGYKAPTSIEFRAELARTATGKLQKFKLRAPYWPDPDTRIH; this comes from the coding sequence GTGCCGTTCGCTGTTTCCGACTTTCTGGAGCGGGCCGTGCAGGTGTACGGCGAGAGGGTCGGGGTGGTCGACGAGCCGGACCAGCCGGCGGCCCCGCTCGGCCCGCTGACGTACGCGGGGGTCGGGGCGCTGGCGCGGCGGCAGGCGGCGTTCCTCGACGGGCTGGGCCTCGGGCCGGGGGAGAGGGTCGCGGTGGTCGGCCACAACAGCGCGCGGCTGCTGACGTCGTTCTTCGGGGTGTCCGGGTTCGGGCGGGTGCTGGTGCCGGTGAACTTCCGGCTGCGGCCCGACGAGGTGCGCTACATCGTCGAGCACTCCGGCGCGCGGGTCCTGTACGTCGATCCCGAGCTGGACGAGGCGCTCCGGGACGTCACCGCCGAGCACCGGTTCGTGCTGGGCGACGACGCCGCGCTCTTCGCGCCGGAGGGGGCCGAGCCGGCGCCGTGGGAGCCGGACGAGGGCGCGACCGCCACCATCAACTACACGTCGGGCACGACCGCGCGGCCCAAGGGCGTCCAGCTCACCCACCGCAACCTCTGGGTCAACGCGGTGACGCTCGCGCTGCACGCCGGGGTCACCGACCGCGACGTCTACCTGCACACCCTCCCGCAGTTCCACGCGAATGGCTGGGGGATGCCCTTCGCGATGGCGGGGCTCGGCGTCCCGCAGGTGGTCCTGCGCAAGATCGACGGGGCGGAGATCCTGCGGCGGGTGGCGGCGCACGGCGTCACGGTCATGTGCGCCGCGCCCGCGGTCGTCGCCGCGGTGCTGGACGCCGCGCGCACGTGGGAGGGCGAGATCCCCGGCCGGGACAGGGTGCGGATCATCGTGGCGGGCGCGCCGCCGCCCACGAAGACGGTCGCGGCGGTGGAGGAGCGGCTCGGCTGGGAGTTCATCCAGATCTACGGGCTCACCGAGACGTCACCGCTGCTGACGGTCAACCGCGCCCGCGCCGAATGGGACGGACTCCCGCCCGAGGAGCGCGCCGCGAAGCTCGTGCGCGCGGGCGCCCCCGCGCTCGGCGCGAAGCTCAAGGCTCCGCGCCCCGAGGGCGGCGGGCACGGCACCGCCGAGGTGCTGGCCCGCTCGAACGTCGTGATGGAGGGCTACTGGGCGCAGCCCGAGGAGAGCGCGGTGGCCCTCGCGGACGGCTGGTTCCACACCGGTGACGGCGGCGAGATCGGCGACGACGGATATCTCACCATCACCGACCGCAAGAAGGACGTGATCATCACCGGCGGCGAGAACGTCTCCTCGATCGAGGTGGAGGACGTGCTCTTCTCCCACCCGGCCGTCGCGGAGGTCGCCGTCATCGGCGTCCCCGACGACAAATGGGGCGAGACCGTCAAGGCCCTCGTCGTCCTCGCCCCCGGCGCGGAGGCCACCGAGGCCGACCTCATCGCCTGGTGCAAGGACAAGGCCGCGGGCTACAAGGCCCCCACCTCGATCGAGTTCCGCGCCGAACTCGCCCGCACCGCCACCGGCAAACTCCAGAAGTTCAAACTCCGCGCCCCCTACTGGCCCGACCCCGACACCCGGATCCACTGA
- a CDS encoding LLM class flavin-dependent oxidoreductase has translation MPRSSHPSFGIMTAPMQVEYADVLRVWREADRIPQIEHAWLFDHLMPIGGDPAGPVLEGWTLLSALAAQTRRLRLGVLVTSNRFRPPAHLAKIAATVDLVSGGRLDFGIGAGSRPSHPLARREYDAHGLPFHDAAHAVEGLAESLTVIRRLWTETEPFDFDGAHHRLTGAFGNPKPVQRPHPPILVGGRSAPVLRLAARHADLWNIPGGDLADVVARSALLDRYCTELGRDPASLTRSIHLPVSYDRPGPTRDAIAEAIGAGFHHIVLGLPDPYPADVAHWVADELITPSRPAAPTVG, from the coding sequence ATGCCGCGTTCCTCCCACCCGAGCTTCGGGATCATGACCGCGCCCATGCAGGTCGAGTACGCAGACGTCCTGCGGGTCTGGCGCGAGGCCGACCGGATCCCGCAGATCGAGCACGCCTGGCTGTTCGACCACCTCATGCCGATCGGCGGCGACCCCGCAGGCCCCGTCCTCGAAGGCTGGACCCTGCTCTCGGCCCTCGCCGCGCAGACCCGTCGGCTGCGCCTCGGCGTGCTCGTGACCAGCAACCGCTTCCGGCCGCCCGCCCACCTCGCCAAGATCGCCGCGACCGTCGACCTCGTCTCCGGCGGCCGGCTCGACTTCGGCATCGGCGCGGGCTCCCGCCCCTCCCACCCGCTCGCCCGGCGCGAGTACGACGCGCACGGCCTGCCCTTCCACGACGCCGCCCACGCCGTGGAGGGCCTCGCGGAATCCCTCACCGTCATCCGGCGGCTGTGGACCGAGACCGAGCCGTTCGACTTCGACGGCGCCCACCACCGCCTCACCGGCGCGTTCGGCAACCCCAAGCCCGTGCAGCGGCCCCACCCGCCGATCCTCGTCGGCGGCCGCTCGGCCCCCGTGCTCCGCCTGGCCGCCCGGCACGCCGACCTGTGGAACATCCCCGGCGGCGACCTCGCCGACGTCGTCGCCCGCAGCGCCCTCCTGGACCGCTACTGCACGGAACTGGGCCGCGACCCCGCCTCCCTCACCCGCTCGATCCACCTGCCCGTCTCCTACGACCGCCCCGGCCCGACCCGGGACGCCATCGCCGAGGCGATCGGCGCGGGCTTCCACCACATCGTCCTCGGCCTGCCCGACCCCTACCCCGCCGACGTGGCCCACTGGGTCGCCGACGAGCTCATCACCCCGTCGCGGCCGGCCGCCCCGACCGTCGGATAG
- a CDS encoding TetR/AcrR family transcriptional regulator: MAHEGDGDPGRAAPRRRADARRNERTLLDAAAAIFVISGVEAPIRDIAARAGVGVGTIYRHFPTRADLIIAVYRHQVESCAEAGPALLASSASPHAALARWVHLFVDFLVTKHGLAAVLQSDEAGFEALHAYFIDRLVPVCSDLLRAAADAAEIRSDVDAYTLMRGIGNLCIGAETDLRYDPRRLVDLLIEGLRRPR, encoded by the coding sequence TTGGCGCACGAGGGCGACGGCGACCCGGGGCGGGCGGCCCCGCGCAGACGGGCCGACGCGCGGCGCAACGAGCGGACGCTGCTCGACGCCGCGGCGGCGATCTTCGTGATCTCGGGGGTGGAGGCGCCGATCCGCGACATAGCGGCCCGCGCCGGGGTAGGAGTGGGCACGATCTACCGCCATTTCCCGACCAGGGCGGATCTGATCATCGCCGTCTACCGGCACCAGGTGGAGTCCTGCGCCGAGGCGGGTCCCGCCCTGCTGGCGAGCAGCGCCTCACCGCATGCCGCGCTCGCCCGGTGGGTCCACCTGTTCGTCGACTTCCTGGTCACCAAGCACGGACTCGCCGCGGTGCTCCAGTCCGACGAGGCCGGGTTCGAGGCGCTGCACGCCTACTTCATCGACCGCCTCGTCCCGGTCTGCTCCGACCTGCTCCGGGCCGCGGCCGACGCCGCCGAGATCCGCTCGGACGTCGACGCCTACACCCTCATGCGCGGTATCGGGAACCTCTGCATCGGCGCGGAGACCGACCTGCGCTACGACCCCCGTCGCCTGGTCGACCTCCTCATCGAGGGCCTTCGCCGCCCCCGCTGA
- a CDS encoding aldo/keto reductase — translation MQYRTLGRTGIKVSPYALGAMMFGAAGNPDHDDAIRIVHRALDAGINFVDTADAYSRGESEEIVGKALEGRRDDVVLATKLHLPMGDDPNRRGNSRRWIMTAVEDSLRRLRTDRIDLYQIHRPDPDTDIEETLSALSDLVRAGKVRAIGSSTMPASDIVEAQWVAERRGLERFRTEQPTYSILSRGIEAEVLPVAQRHGMGTLVWSPLAQGLLTGRVRKGQRTDLLRAARYRHLSDERRLDAVERLIPLAAEAGLPMTHLVMAFAIAHPGVTSAIIGPRTMAHLEDLLAGVDVALTDDVLDRIDAIVPPGTDVGTLDMAYLPPALLHADLRRRPVGDRSAA, via the coding sequence ATGCAGTACCGCACACTCGGCCGGACCGGCATCAAGGTCAGCCCCTACGCGCTCGGCGCGATGATGTTCGGCGCGGCCGGCAACCCCGACCACGACGACGCGATCCGGATCGTCCACCGCGCACTGGACGCGGGGATCAACTTCGTCGACACCGCCGACGCGTACTCCCGCGGCGAGTCCGAGGAGATCGTGGGCAAGGCGCTCGAGGGGCGGCGCGACGACGTCGTGCTCGCGACCAAGCTGCATCTGCCGATGGGCGACGACCCCAACCGCCGCGGCAACTCCCGGCGCTGGATCATGACCGCGGTCGAGGACTCGCTGCGCCGCCTGCGGACCGACCGCATCGACCTCTACCAGATCCACCGGCCGGACCCCGACACCGACATCGAGGAGACGCTCTCCGCGCTCTCCGACCTGGTGCGCGCCGGCAAGGTCCGCGCGATCGGCTCGTCGACGATGCCCGCCTCCGACATCGTCGAGGCCCAGTGGGTCGCCGAGCGGCGCGGCCTGGAGCGGTTCCGCACCGAGCAGCCGACCTACTCGATCCTCAGCCGCGGCATCGAGGCCGAGGTGCTGCCCGTCGCCCAGCGCCACGGCATGGGCACGCTGGTGTGGAGCCCGCTCGCGCAGGGGCTGCTCACCGGGCGCGTCCGCAAGGGGCAGCGGACCGACCTGCTGCGCGCCGCCCGCTACCGGCACCTCAGCGACGAGCGCCGCCTGGACGCCGTCGAACGGCTCATCCCGCTCGCCGCGGAGGCCGGCCTGCCGATGACGCACCTGGTGATGGCGTTCGCGATCGCGCACCCCGGCGTGACCAGCGCGATCATCGGGCCGCGCACGATGGCGCACCTCGAGGACCTGCTCGCCGGCGTCGACGTCGCCCTCACCGACGACGTCCTGGACCGGATCGACGCCATCGTCCCGCCCGGCACCGACGTCGGCACGCTCGACATGGCCTACCTCCCCCCGGCCCTCCTGCACGCCGACCTGCGCCGCCGCCCCGTCGGGGACCGCTCCGCCGCCTGA
- a CDS encoding DUF418 domain-containing protein: MRDRPRVLALDVLRGFALCGILPANLGPIAEEAGFGTAGFGTDRGGTWLPLLVEQRFFPIFSVLFGIGFTLLLESAGRRVRRPRVVLLRRLLVLLALGLAHLSLLWQGDVLSLYAVVGLCVLLPSTWLPRWSVAVLAGVLLVAPLALGGGGAPLVPGLLLLGAALTRYGVLDGFERSVRVPAVLGAVCAAAAAPALRLQLEAPPGDERWSAFAGLLMAGGYVSVLLLLLRTPLRPALAAIFAPLGRMSLTHYLSATVLVLAAAPFLADPSGAPRPGMILITLVAVLLLQWTASVLWLRRHRRGPVEWVWHLLTWARLPAPLRRETVAPSPTVRGADG; the protein is encoded by the coding sequence GTGCGGGACCGGCCGCGGGTTCTCGCGCTGGACGTGCTGCGCGGATTCGCGCTGTGCGGGATCCTCCCGGCGAACCTCGGGCCGATCGCCGAGGAGGCCGGGTTCGGGACGGCCGGATTCGGGACGGACCGGGGTGGGACCTGGCTGCCGCTGCTGGTCGAGCAGCGGTTCTTCCCGATCTTCTCGGTCCTGTTCGGCATCGGTTTCACGCTGCTGCTGGAGTCCGCGGGCCGTCGGGTACGGCGGCCCCGGGTCGTCCTGCTGCGCCGGCTGCTGGTGCTCCTCGCCCTCGGACTGGCCCATCTGTCCCTGCTGTGGCAGGGCGACGTGCTGTCCCTCTACGCCGTCGTCGGCCTGTGCGTGCTGCTGCCCTCGACCTGGCTGCCGCGCTGGAGCGTCGCGGTGCTCGCCGGGGTGCTTCTCGTGGCGCCGCTCGCCCTCGGCGGCGGCGGGGCGCCGCTGGTGCCCGGCCTGCTGCTGCTCGGTGCGGCGCTGACCCGGTACGGCGTGCTCGATGGGTTCGAGCGCTCCGTCCGCGTCCCGGCGGTCCTGGGCGCGGTGTGCGCGGCGGCCGCGGCACCCGCCCTCCGGCTCCAGTTGGAGGCTCCACCCGGGGACGAACGCTGGTCCGCGTTCGCGGGCCTGCTCATGGCGGGCGGCTACGTGTCCGTCCTACTGCTCCTGCTCCGGACACCGCTCCGTCCGGCGCTGGCCGCGATCTTCGCCCCCCTGGGCCGGATGTCCCTCACCCACTACCTGTCCGCTACGGTCCTGGTCCTAGCCGCCGCGCCTTTCCTCGCGGACCCGTCCGGCGCCCCGCGACCGGGCATGATCTTGATCACCCTGGTGGCCGTCCTTCTCCTCCAGTGGACGGCGAGCGTGCTCTGGCTCCGCCGCCACCGCCGGGGCCCGGTGGAGTGGGTGTGGCACCTCCTCACGTGGGCCCGCCTCCCCGCACCGCTCCGCCGTGAGACGGTCGCGCCATCACCCACCGTGCGCGGGGCCGACGGTTAA
- a CDS encoding ATP-binding protein, translating to MDSPPLVGRVRDLKRLRKALAEVPSIVLVGGEAGIGKTRLVREFAEHAGATVLSGGCVELGSDGLPFAPFSAALRGLVREVGVERVRELLPGASGLARLLPEFGEAGEAGGESRARMFELVLTLLERLGPVVLVIEDAHWADRSSRDLLEFLIRNLGGRVMIVVTYRSDALDRAHPLRGLLAELARVQFVERIELRRFTRAETRRLLHQTLGREPDEALVEQVFQRSEGNPLFAEALAGIDGRLLPDSLRDLLLIGFQRLPEETRELLRVAAAGGTRFAHGLLTAVAGLDDMALNRALRPAVAANVLVADGDGYSFRHSLIREAVYDDLLPGELNGLHVRYAEALTAQPSLVAPGRAAGERAYHWYAAHEQAKALESAWEAAEDAARQFAHAEALRMLERVLELWDRVPDGRRAPVRRLEVLSRAADFAAMAGEEERGIQFATEALKEAETPEERAKLLGVRGHLALGQNRLEGLDDMRGAIAALPEGKVKARALAQLAVRLNKLPHGMPETTASVEEALRIGWKVDDMTAVASALITRALRHPVPDAERLAMLDEVEPLLSRSDDYDDVLRLELARSHVLEGMGRHEDAIRVARLGIAKAEAYGLIRTTGTVLGINVAEPMIALGRWDEALAVIERAIERRPLRRHRAGLRFMAGAVHIARGELDVADVMLASAWATTTDGPLRRAEDYLPIVHMEITLRLAEGRPDLALAAAARLIEPADMSDETRYTWPALVAAVSACATPGDLAPFEARAAAMEARGELQRAHRLTFEAHAARIRREPQDWAPVRQAWTDLSRPYDLAKALHHSAEHAAASGDRAAALAFLAEAAPLAESLRAKPLSAQITALRSRLRTTSPAHGLTPRELEVLRALATGRSNREIAEALFISAKTVSVHVSNILAKLHAATRTEAVATAHQEGFLSA from the coding sequence GTGGATTCTCCTCCCCTCGTAGGTCGTGTCCGGGACTTGAAGCGGCTCAGGAAGGCGCTGGCCGAGGTGCCCTCGATCGTGCTCGTGGGCGGCGAGGCGGGGATCGGGAAGACGCGGCTGGTGCGGGAGTTCGCGGAGCACGCCGGGGCCACGGTGCTCAGCGGCGGGTGTGTGGAGCTCGGCTCGGACGGGCTGCCGTTCGCGCCGTTCAGCGCGGCGCTGCGCGGGCTGGTGCGCGAGGTGGGGGTCGAGCGGGTCAGGGAGCTGCTGCCGGGGGCGAGCGGGCTGGCCCGGCTGCTGCCGGAGTTCGGTGAGGCCGGCGAGGCGGGCGGCGAGTCGCGCGCCCGGATGTTCGAGCTGGTCCTCACCCTGCTGGAACGGCTCGGCCCGGTGGTGCTGGTCATCGAGGACGCGCACTGGGCCGACCGGTCCTCACGCGACCTCCTGGAGTTCCTCATCCGCAACCTCGGCGGCCGCGTGATGATCGTCGTCACCTACCGGAGCGACGCCCTGGACCGGGCCCATCCGCTGCGCGGGCTCCTGGCCGAGCTGGCGCGGGTCCAGTTCGTCGAGCGGATCGAGCTGCGGCGGTTCACCCGCGCCGAGACCCGGCGGCTGCTCCACCAGACGCTCGGCCGCGAACCGGACGAGGCGCTCGTCGAGCAGGTCTTCCAGCGCAGCGAGGGCAATCCGCTGTTCGCCGAGGCGCTGGCCGGGATCGACGGCAGGCTGCTGCCGGACTCACTGCGCGACCTTCTGCTCATCGGCTTCCAGCGCCTGCCGGAGGAGACCAGGGAGCTGCTGCGGGTCGCCGCGGCGGGCGGCACCCGGTTCGCGCACGGCCTGCTCACCGCGGTCGCGGGCCTCGACGACATGGCCCTGAACCGGGCGCTGCGCCCGGCCGTCGCGGCCAACGTCCTCGTCGCGGACGGCGACGGCTACTCCTTCCGGCACTCGCTGATCCGCGAGGCCGTCTATGACGATCTGCTCCCCGGTGAGCTGAACGGCCTGCACGTCCGCTACGCCGAGGCGCTGACCGCGCAGCCGTCGCTGGTCGCGCCGGGCCGGGCCGCGGGCGAGCGCGCCTACCACTGGTACGCCGCGCACGAGCAGGCCAAGGCGCTGGAGAGCGCCTGGGAGGCGGCCGAGGACGCGGCCCGCCAGTTCGCGCACGCCGAGGCGCTCCGGATGCTCGAACGCGTCCTCGAACTGTGGGACAGGGTCCCCGACGGGCGGCGCGCGCCCGTCCGGCGGCTCGAGGTGCTGAGCCGCGCCGCCGATTTCGCCGCGATGGCCGGCGAGGAGGAGCGGGGCATCCAGTTCGCGACCGAGGCGCTCAAGGAGGCGGAGACCCCGGAGGAACGGGCGAAGCTGCTGGGCGTGCGCGGCCACCTGGCGCTCGGGCAGAACCGGCTCGAGGGGCTGGACGACATGCGCGGCGCCATCGCCGCGCTGCCCGAGGGCAAGGTCAAGGCGCGGGCGCTGGCGCAGCTCGCCGTCCGCCTGAACAAGCTGCCGCACGGCATGCCGGAGACCACCGCGTCGGTCGAGGAGGCCCTGCGGATCGGCTGGAAGGTCGACGACATGACCGCCGTGGCCAGCGCGCTGATCACCCGTGCGCTCCGCCATCCCGTCCCCGACGCCGAGCGCCTGGCGATGCTCGACGAGGTCGAGCCGCTCCTCTCCCGGAGCGACGACTACGACGACGTCCTGCGCCTCGAACTCGCCCGCTCGCACGTCCTGGAGGGCATGGGCCGGCACGAGGACGCGATCCGGGTGGCCCGGCTCGGCATCGCCAAGGCCGAGGCGTACGGGCTGATCCGGACCACCGGCACGGTCCTGGGCATCAACGTGGCCGAGCCGATGATCGCGCTCGGCCGATGGGACGAGGCGCTGGCGGTCATCGAGCGGGCGATCGAACGGAGGCCGCTGCGGCGGCACCGGGCGGGGCTGCGGTTCATGGCGGGCGCCGTGCACATCGCGCGCGGCGAGCTCGACGTCGCGGACGTCATGCTGGCGTCCGCGTGGGCGACGACGACCGACGGGCCGCTGCGGCGGGCCGAGGACTACCTGCCGATCGTCCACATGGAGATCACGCTGCGGCTGGCCGAGGGCCGGCCGGATCTCGCGCTGGCCGCGGCCGCGCGGCTCATCGAGCCCGCCGACATGAGCGACGAGACGCGGTACACCTGGCCCGCGCTGGTCGCCGCGGTGTCGGCCTGCGCGACGCCCGGGGACCTCGCCCCGTTCGAGGCGCGGGCGGCCGCCATGGAGGCCAGGGGCGAGCTGCAACGGGCGCACCGCCTGACGTTCGAGGCGCACGCCGCCCGGATCCGCCGCGAGCCGCAGGACTGGGCGCCCGTCCGGCAGGCGTGGACGGACCTGTCCCGCCCCTACGACCTGGCCAAGGCCCTGCACCACTCGGCCGAGCACGCCGCGGCCTCCGGCGACCGCGCCGCCGCCCTGGCCTTCCTCGCCGAGGCCGCCCCCCTCGCCGAATCCCTGCGCGCCAAGCCCCTGTCCGCCCAGATCACCGCCCTCCGCTCCCGCCTGCGCACCACGAGCCCCGCGCACGGTCTCACCCCCCGCGAACTCGAAGTCCTGCGCGCCCTCGCCACCGGCCGCTCCAACCGCGAGATCGCCGAGGCCCTCTTCATCTCCGCCAAGACCGTCAGCGTCCACGTCAGCAACATCCTCGCCAAGCTGCACGCCGCCACCCGCACCGAAGCCGTCGCCACCGCCCACCAGGAGGGATTCCTCTCCGCCTGA
- a CDS encoding DinB family protein, which yields MSDVDEYGRPVPPLDGDEAATLTGFLDFQRATFAWKCRDLDAAGLRATVGPSSMTLGGLLKHLAYVEDTWFTLRLHGAPHPAPWNAVDWHADPDWDWHSAAADTPEHLFALWHASVDRSRAALAAVLTTAGLAVRAVNPTREGTHPSARWILCHLIEEYARHNGHADLLRESVDGRTGE from the coding sequence ATGAGCGACGTCGACGAGTACGGCAGGCCGGTCCCGCCCCTGGACGGCGACGAGGCGGCCACCCTGACCGGCTTCCTCGACTTCCAGCGCGCCACCTTCGCCTGGAAGTGCCGCGACCTCGACGCCGCGGGCCTGCGCGCCACCGTCGGACCCTCGTCGATGACCCTGGGCGGTCTGCTCAAGCATCTCGCCTACGTCGAGGACACCTGGTTCACCCTGCGCCTCCACGGCGCCCCCCACCCGGCCCCCTGGAACGCCGTCGACTGGCACGCGGACCCGGACTGGGACTGGCACTCGGCCGCCGCCGACACCCCGGAGCACCTGTTCGCCCTCTGGCACGCCTCGGTCGACCGCTCCCGCGCCGCCCTGGCCGCCGTCCTCACCACCGCCGGCCTCGCCGTCCGCGCCGTCAACCCGACCCGTGAGGGCACCCACCCCAGCGCCCGCTGGATCCTCTGCCACCTGATCGAGGAGTACGCCCGCCACAACGGCCACGCCGACCTCCTCCGCGAGTCCGTCGACGGCCGAACCGGGGAGTGA
- a CDS encoding TetR/AcrR family transcriptional regulator, with product MVRLRAEDRRRMILRAAGDLFIARGFAGVTMEDVIAAAGGSKSTIYQQFSDKTDLFRAAVESLLDERSEPLRTFVPSSADLARTLVELGRDFATVALSPESIALHRLVSAEAERVPGLGEAFFDHGPRAGQRVLGGVLQAAADAGLVAIEDPILAAAQLYQAMLGDVQMRLLTDSPQVPTDEEIERSIAYAVRVFLHGVALRPRE from the coding sequence GTGGTGAGACTGAGGGCCGAGGACCGGCGGCGGATGATTCTGCGCGCGGCCGGGGACCTGTTCATCGCCCGCGGCTTCGCCGGGGTGACGATGGAGGACGTCATCGCGGCGGCCGGCGGCTCGAAGTCCACGATCTACCAGCAGTTCTCGGACAAGACCGACCTGTTCCGGGCCGCGGTGGAGAGCCTGCTGGACGAGCGGTCCGAGCCGCTGCGGACCTTCGTGCCGAGCAGCGCCGACCTCGCGCGGACCCTCGTCGAGCTGGGCCGGGACTTCGCGACGGTGGCGCTGTCGCCCGAGTCGATCGCGCTGCACCGGCTCGTCAGCGCGGAGGCCGAGCGGGTTCCGGGGCTGGGCGAGGCGTTCTTCGACCACGGTCCGCGGGCCGGTCAGCGGGTGCTCGGCGGGGTGCTCCAGGCCGCCGCCGACGCCGGGCTCGTCGCGATCGAGGATCCGATCCTGGCGGCGGCGCAGCTGTACCAGGCGATGCTCGGCGACGTGCAGATGCGGCTGCTCACCGACTCGCCGCAGGTCCCGACGGACGAGGAGATCGAGCGGAGCATCGCGTACGCCGTGCGGGTCTTCCTGCACGGGGTCGCGCTCCGTCCGCGGGAGTGA
- a CDS encoding aromatic ring-hydroxylating dioxygenase subunit alpha, which translates to MQRFADNTTPLLRDHWYVAALASELTAEPLERQILERSVLLMRASDGAPVALSNRCPHRSFPLSRGRVENDVITCGYHGIRFRTDGSCAEVPSQDSVPSALRLHAYPVVEAGPFVWIWTGDPAAARTADLPATPWLTSADFATVADYFFVESAYLRMHENVMDLTHLPFLHGTVFRSLEFARARPEVEAVGMKVRSSLTMPSGSMPPYLAKLVGSGAPASVRHTDAWFDGPALHYALARYSLAEPEADGRVDFLVNFLHAFTPATKTSTHYFWAVSRDAAVGDAAVDEECRATQRYVFHQDVEGMRWVEDLCGQEGGTPEELSVAADRPGLLLRRHVALMAAEEAAPAPQPVG; encoded by the coding sequence ATGCAACGTTTCGCCGACAACACCACCCCCCTGCTGCGCGACCACTGGTACGTCGCCGCGCTCGCGAGCGAGCTGACCGCGGAACCCCTCGAGCGGCAGATCCTGGAGCGCAGCGTGCTGCTCATGCGCGCGTCCGACGGCGCGCCCGTCGCGCTGTCGAACCGCTGCCCGCACCGCTCGTTCCCGCTGTCGCGCGGCAGGGTCGAGAACGACGTCATCACCTGCGGGTACCACGGGATCCGGTTCCGCACGGACGGCTCGTGCGCCGAGGTGCCTTCCCAGGACTCCGTCCCCTCGGCCCTGAGGCTGCACGCCTACCCGGTCGTCGAGGCCGGGCCGTTCGTCTGGATCTGGACCGGCGATCCGGCGGCCGCGCGCACGGCCGACCTGCCCGCCACGCCCTGGCTGACCAGCGCGGACTTCGCCACCGTGGCCGACTACTTCTTCGTGGAGTCCGCCTACCTGCGCATGCACGAGAACGTCATGGACCTCACCCACCTGCCGTTCCTGCACGGGACGGTGTTCCGAAGCCTGGAGTTCGCGCGGGCCCGGCCGGAGGTCGAGGCGGTCGGGATGAAGGTGCGCTCATCGCTGACGATGCCGTCGGGCTCCATGCCGCCCTACCTCGCCAAGCTCGTCGGCTCGGGCGCGCCCGCCTCCGTCCGGCACACCGACGCCTGGTTCGACGGCCCCGCCCTGCACTACGCGCTCGCCAGGTACAGCCTCGCCGAGCCCGAGGCGGACGGCAGGGTCGACTTCCTCGTCAACTTCCTGCACGCGTTCACCCCGGCGACCAAGACGAGCACGCACTACTTCTGGGCGGTCTCCCGGGACGCCGCCGTCGGCGACGCGGCGGTCGACGAGGAGTGCCGCGCGACTCAGCGGTACGTCTTCCACCAGGACGTCGAGGGCATGCGGTGGGTCGAGGACCTCTGCGGCCAGGAGGGCGGCACCCCCGAGGAGCTCAGCGTCGCCGCGGACCGGCCCGGCCTGCTCCTGCGCCGCCATGTGGCGCTGATGGCCGCGGAAGAGGCCGCGCCCGCCCCGCAGCCCGTCGGCTGA